Part of the Natronobacterium gregoryi SP2 genome, AATGCGACGGCAGCCTGTTCGTCGGTGAGTTTCGCGATCGGCGGCATCAACGGGTTGCGCGTGATGAAAAAGACTTGATCAATCCGCTCGAGGTCGATGTCTTTGCCGGCACTTGCCAGTTGTTCGCGCTGAACGATCGCCCTCGAGTTTGCGGTGTGGCGGTCGTCGTCGAAGTCGACGGTGCCGTCGTCGTCGTCGACGGCGACGTTTTCCAGGATTGCCGACTCGTGGGTCGCGGCCTCGTAGAGTTCCGGCTGTTCGTCGGCGTCGAGGCCGATGGTCTTGATGAATAGTCCCTCACCTTCGCTGCCAGCGACGGCACCGTCAGGCAAGAGCCCACAGACATCGTCCTGTAACATCGTGGCGTCTTCGGGCTCCTCGAGCCAGCAACCGTGGGAGGTAAGTGTCGACTTTCCGGTCGCGGACAGCCCCATGAACACCTGCCCGACTGTGTGCAGTTTGCCGTCCCCATCGCGGACGCGAACGCGTTTGCTACCGGCGTGGAGGCCGAGACCACCCTGTTCTTTGAGTCGGTACATGAACAGCCGGAGAAACGACTTCTTCGCTTCTCCGGTGTAGTCACTCCCGAGGACGGCGGTAAAGCCCTCGTCGGGACGGACCCGGATCTCGGTTTCGTCGTGGTCGGGTAACTGGACGGTGTACAGATCGGGCTTGCGGCCGTCGGTGGGCTCGAACAGGTTTGCCCAGGCCAGCGCGATCCGGGCGTGCTCCGCCGGGACGAACAGCCGACAGCACAACGTCGCGTCCGAGTGTCGTCCCAGCAACCGATCGAGACAGAGCATCTCGCGGTCGTCGTCGCCGGCCGCTGCGATAGCCTCGTCGACGAGGTCGTGATCGCGGGTGTTGAACCCGTGATCGACGGCGTTTTTCGTCCGGTCGGCGCTTCGCGATCGGAACTCACTGACGTAGGAGGGAGAACCGAACTCGGTGGTCGTCTCTTCGTGAGCGGCGAGATCGCGAAGTTCCTCGAGTGAAGGATTGTACTGAACGTGTGACGCGGCTTCGGGGTCGGGAAGAGTCCGGACGAGCGGACGTGGCTCCGTCCCGGTTTCGGACATACACGTAAACGCCATCTCCCTGCTGTATAAAGACAGAGGTTTCCCCTCAGTACGTGTCATTACCTATCCGAGACTTACTCGAGTACCAGTATTCTCCTCTGTTGTCCTAAAGCATACCAACACGTTCGCCGTTCGACCACTCTCCGACACCGGAAAGCAACTGCGACGGGACCTGCTGGACAGTTTCGCCGCTCTCTGGACCGACAGTACACAGCGGAAGTCGATGCTCCAGCGGACGCGGTCGACGGAGATCGTTCCCGCGACCAGCGCCGACAGTAACTGGCGCGTCCACAGCAACCCGCAAAGCGGAGAGACTCGAGTCGCTAAAATCCCGGAGTAGTCGACCGATTCAGGCTGGTCAGACGGGATGTTCGACCGACTGTAGCAACCGTTCGACGTTCTCGTCTTCGTCGGTCATCACTCCGGGATCGTCGTCGAAATCCGGATAACTCCCGAGCAACACGAGCAGGTCGTCGTCGTGGCCAAACGACGTCAGGACGACCTCGATGTCGACCTCGAGGCCGTCGTACTCCGTCGTCCCGGCGAACGTCTCAACATCGCGTTTCTCGTCTAAGATCTCGAGTTCGGTACTGTCCTCGTACTCGAGGTCCTCTATCCCGCTGTCGAACTCGATCTCGTCGAGAAACTCTGCGAGCAACTCTCTACTCGAGAGGTCTGTCAACGGGTTGATCGTACGGCTGCCGATCTCCATTGCGGGGGCCGAGATGCTGGCGAAGACGCTCGCGTCGTGTGACTGGTCTCGCAACTCCTTCGCGTAGACCGACACCCACAGTGAGGCCCGGACCTCTCGGTCGACGCCGATGTCGACTGTCTCCTCGACGGACCGTTCGTCGACGTCGTCTTTCTCGTAACCGGTTTCTGCGAGTGCCGTGTCGATCGGCGCGACGCGGTCGGCGGTGAACTCGAGGGGGCTGTTTCCGAGGACAAAATCGAGACAGCCAGCGGTCAACGCGACGGTACCGGTCGCACCCGCGGCGAGCAACGATCGACGAGAGGTCGTCATCACCACACTTCTGTGGCGGTGGGCGTATATTAGTTCCGACTTGGCTAGTTTCGGTGTCAAGACACGTTCGGTGGTTGGAGGGGGCTCTCGAGAGTGACAAACACATCAAGAGTTATCGGCATCGATCCCGCCAATTCAGGCATGACTGAATTCGCCTCCCGGGTCGAACAGGTGTCGATCAGTGGTATCCGAGAAGTGTTCGAGGCAGCGACCGAAGACGCGATCAATCTCGGGATCGGCCAGCCGGACTTCCCGACGCCGGCCCACGCCCGCCGGAGCGCAATCGAGGCGATCGAGGCGGGGCGAACCGATGCCTACACCTCAAACAAGGGAACTCACCAGCTTCGGGAAGCTATCTGTGCGACGTACGAGCGCGACTACGGGATCGACCTCGATCCCGCCGACGTCATCGCGACCTCGGGTGGCAGCGAGGCGCTCCACCTCGCGCTCGAGGCGCACGTCGATCGGGGTGAGGAAGTGATCTTCCCCGATCCGGGCTTTGTCTCCTACGACGCCCTGACGAAAATCGCCGGCGGGACGCCGAAACCGGTTCCCCTCCGGGCAGACCTCACTCTCGACCCGGCGACCGTCGAGGAAGCGATCACCGACGAGACTGCGGCTTTCGTCGTCAACAGTCCTGCGAATCCGACTGGAGCCGTCCAGAGCGAGGCTGACATGCGCGAGTTCGCCCGCATCGCCGACGAGCACGACGTGCTCTGTCTCTCCGACGAGGTCTACGAGAAAATCGTCTTCGAGGGCGAGCATCGCTCGCCGATGGAGTTCGCCGAGACAGACAACGTCGTCGTCGTCAGTGCCTGCTCGAAGACCTACTCGATGACTGGCTGGCGACTCGGCTGGGTGATCGGCTCGAACCGCCGTATCGAACGCATGCTTCGGGTCCACCAGTACGCCCAAGCCTGTGCCTCCGCACCCGCACAGTACGCCGCCGAAGCCGCGCTGACGGGGCCACAGGAACCGGTCGGAGAGATGGTCGACGCCTTCGAAAACCGCCGCGACATCGTACTCGACGGCCTCGAAGACGCCGGCCTCGAGGTTCCCACTCCCGAGGGCGCGTTCTACGTCATGCCGAAAGTACCCGGGGGCTGGTGTGACGAAGTGCTCGACCGCGACGTGATCGTCGTCCCCGGCGACGCCTTCGGCGACAACGGCGAGGGGTATGCCCGCATCTCGTATGCGACCGGAATGGAAGAGTTGAAGCAGGCGCTCGAGATAATCGACGACGCGACGACAGCAGTGCGCCGACAGCTGTAACGTCATACAAGGGTGTCATAGAAGAGTTCTCACACCGTGATCACGGTGCTTCCCGGATTGTCTCCACGTTCGTAGTTGGTAATTGCGATGACGAGACGAAGGCACAGAGCGAGGAACACCTGCGATCGTGCGTGAACGCGGCCTCGGGCGTGCGTTCGCCCGAGGCCGCAGTCCTTCACTGATTCGTTGGTTCGTTCGACTCCAGTACGGCGGTTGTACGTCTCATCCAACGTGGACTGCTTCAACTGAACGTCCTCGCTGTGTTGTTCGATACGGTCTTCGACCCTATACTCGATATCTTTCGGGTCGTCGGTGTTTCGCGCGTTGTACGGGGCGACTGGCACGACCCCTGCAGCCAGCAGGTGGTCGTGCCAGTCCAGCGTGTCGTAGGCACTGTCACCGACCATCCAAATCGGCTTGGCGACGGCGAGCGCGTCACGGGTGACGCGCATCGCCGTCTCCTCTGTCGCTTGTTTACTCTCTGTGAACTCCGCCGCAATCGGGATCTTTTGCCCGGTCGAGACGATTGTACAGCCGTAGCCGTGGTAGTACTCGTCGTTGGTTGGATCGTAGCACTTCGACGCGTCTTGATCGGCAGGCATCGCCCTCACGTCAGTTGAATCAATGGAGTAGGTCAAGTCGAGCAGGCCCCGCAAGGCGGCCTGCTCGACGAGGTGGTCGAAAACCTCGTCAACGACGTGTTCGAGATCGGTGAGGAAGCGATCGACCGCGTCTCTCGACGGCGGTCGATCGAACCCACAGCTCAGCCAGACAACTGTATTCCGTAGCTCTCGTTCAACGGGGCGAATGCCGTAGATGTCCTTGTAGTAGCAGTGGAGAAAGCCACGCATCAGCTCTGGAGGTTCGTGGTCTCGTGTTCGCCCCGTCTCCGCCGGGGCGAACACGTCGAACTCTTCGAGAAACTCGAAGGAAAGGTGCTCGAACAGCGCTAGCGTCTCGGTCTCCACGACATTGAAAAACGAGTCTACCGAAGGGTCATCTTGCAGGGTCGCTGAACTCATCCACCTCAGCGTTCACCCTGCTCTTTAGTGTGCTACTCGTTCTATGACACCCTCACGTCATACGGTTTCCTGCAGTCACTTATCGACGATCGCCGGCCCGTTCTGGTGGTCGGCGGTAACTAGTTACAGCAATCCGTCTCAGTCAGGCCGGTGGAGTGTCGTTCAGGAGACGCCGTCGACGATCACCCGCTCACTCTTCACCTCGGTCGGACGCGTGCTCGGCTGCCCTTCGAATCCCGTACGACGTCGGATCGGTGGCCGAGCCGAAGACGATGAGGACAGTAATTGCTTCTTCGATCGCGAAGAAGTCGTGCTCCATCTCCGGCTCGACGTAGACGAGGTCGCCGCCTTCGACGTCGTATGTTTCGTCGCCGACGCGAAGCTTGCCCGCACCGGAGAGCACGTAGTAGAGTTCGTCCTCGTTGTGCGGGTTCTTCGATGCAGCCGTCGAAGAGGGATAGCGCCCGACATCGACCGTCATCGAGTGCGTTTCGAGGACCTCCCGGTGGGTACCGTCCGTCGCCTCGAGTTCCTCGCACAGGTCGGTAATGGAAACGTGTGTCATCGAGACGGTACTCACGGCCGTGGGACGCTTAACGCTTGGACCGATCCTGTTTGGCATCGCTTTTCGGGGCGTTCGGCAGTCCCTGTGACCACACGCGTTGGCTGTTCGCGTCGCCAGCCTGCGGTTCCGGACCAGTGCCGTGTCGTTCTCTCGAGGACGAGCGATCGTCTCTCTCTCTCCAGTTCGACGCGGACGTCGCGTCGTCGGCGTCGGCGAGAACAGCTCCGACACGAGAGTCACGAACGACGGCACTGCGCGCTCGAAAGAGGACTCATACCAGTCCACGAGCATGTTCAACACGACTGGCGTTCTGGCTCCGCTTTGCGGAGTTGCCCGTCCCCTGGCTACCAACGAGTTCCCGATCGACGTGGCACGCAACGACGACCTGACGGAGGCTGCCGAGGCCCGGCGTGCGGCCACGGAAGCGATCGTCCTCGAAAAACTCGTCATCGAGCCGTAACCGTCACGAGAGCGTTCGAGAGAGTCGTCGATTCACGACCAGGTCAGTGGCGATGCAGGAACGCCTCGAGGTCGGCTTTGACACCCGCGACAGTCTCGTACTCGAGGAGGTCGACGGTATCGTTGCCGCGAATCATTGCAGACAGGTCGTGCTCGCTGCTGGGCCGATAGAGACAACAGATCGGTTTCTCCCAGGCGACCGCCCGGCCGAGTTCGTAGCCGACGCCGAGACTGGGCGTGGTCACTTCGGCGACCACGACGTCGGCCTGCCGGAGCCAGGCGAGATCCTGTTCGTAGATGTCGACGTCTGTCAGGCCTGCTACTGCTTCTTTCTTCTCGACGGCATCCGTCCCGACGTGTTCGGTCAGCACCGTGCCGTGGTTCTCGAGCACGTCGATCAGGTCCGCGTAGAGAGCGGTGTCCGACCGGCCGCCGCGAATAGAGCCGGCGAAGTAGATGTCCATACTCGCGCTGTTCCAATCGCTCCCGTATCAACATTCTCATCCGCTCCACCCGGTGTTTCCCCCGGTCTGACTACGCAGCGTCGACGATCGCTTCCATCGTCGTTCGTTTCTCCTCCTCGGTCATCCGGTCGACGAACCCGACGCGGACGGCGTCGACGCTGTCGATCGTGGCGTACTCTGCGACCCACTCGCGGACCTCGGCGGGCGTCCCGGCGGGCGACAGTTCGTCCAGGAGTTCGTCTGGCAGCGCAGCCGCCATCGCGTTCGTGTCGCGGTCGTCCCACGCGGCTCGGATCTCTTCGACGACGCCCGGATACCCCTGCTCGGCGACCGAATTTCCGTAGTACGGGCCGTAGGCACCCAGCATGAACGCAGTCGTCTTGCGGGCTTTCCGGCGAGCCACCTCGCGGTCCTCGCTTGCGATACCGCGAACGATCGGTGCAATCCGCAAGTCAGAGAGGTCCGTCCCACCAAGCTCGGCACCGCGCTCTAAGTCCTCGAGTCTGTCTTCGAGGCCGTCTTTCGTGAACAGTTGAGGTGCCCAGCCGTCACCGAAGCGTCCGGCCATCTCGGTGGCCTTGGGACCGAGCGTTCCGAGGTCGATTGGCGGCGGCGTCTCGGGCACGTCGCGCTCGTAGTCGAGTCCGCCGATCTCGAATATCTCGCCGTCGTACGAGGGGGTTCCGTTCTCGTAGACCGTCCGGATGACCTCGATCGTCTCCCGCGTGCGCCGGAGCGGCCGGTCGAACTCCTGGCCGTGCCAGCGCTCGGTGATGGCTGGCGAACTCGGGCCGAGACCGAGCCGGAAGCGGCCGTCGGCGGCGTCCTGGAGCGTCATCGCCGTCTGGGCGAGCATCGCCGGTGAGCGGCCGTACGGCGAGATGACGTCGTTCGAGAGACCGAGCTCCTCGGTCCGGTCAGCAGCCAGCGTCAGCGGCGGCACGACGTTCCAGCCGGTCGTTTCGCCGGTGGTAATGCGGTCGAAACCGAGTTCTTCGGCCTCGACGGCTCGTTTGGCGACGCCCTGTGGCCGATCGTAGTCCGTCAGTCGTACCAGCAGATCCAGCTCGG contains:
- a CDS encoding phosphoenolpyruvate carboxykinase (ATP); the protein is MSETGTEPRPLVRTLPDPEAASHVQYNPSLEELRDLAAHEETTTEFGSPSYVSEFRSRSADRTKNAVDHGFNTRDHDLVDEAIAAAGDDDREMLCLDRLLGRHSDATLCCRLFVPAEHARIALAWANLFEPTDGRKPDLYTVQLPDHDETEIRVRPDEGFTAVLGSDYTGEAKKSFLRLFMYRLKEQGGLGLHAGSKRVRVRDGDGKLHTVGQVFMGLSATGKSTLTSHGCWLEEPEDATMLQDDVCGLLPDGAVAGSEGEGLFIKTIGLDADEQPELYEAATHESAILENVAVDDDDGTVDFDDDRHTANSRAIVQREQLASAGKDIDLERIDQVFFITRNPLMPPIAKLTDEQAAVAFMLGESIETSAGDPSRAGESIRVVGTNPFIVGPEGEEGNLFYDLVSSLEVDCYVINTGSLGEKSKDVGVEESVTILTETARGRIEWTDDDRVGLTIPEIVPGLSIDDYYPPDHVAEYDEAVADLRAERREYLEEFDDLREEIRNAVY
- a CDS encoding DUF6517 family protein, giving the protein MTTSRRSLLAAGATGTVALTAGCLDFVLGNSPLEFTADRVAPIDTALAETGYEKDDVDERSVEETVDIGVDREVRASLWVSVYAKELRDQSHDASVFASISAPAMEIGSRTINPLTDLSSRELLAEFLDEIEFDSGIEDLEYEDSTELEILDEKRDVETFAGTTEYDGLEVDIEVVLTSFGHDDDLLVLLGSYPDFDDDPGVMTDEDENVERLLQSVEHPV
- a CDS encoding pyridoxal phosphate-dependent aminotransferase translates to MTEFASRVEQVSISGIREVFEAATEDAINLGIGQPDFPTPAHARRSAIEAIEAGRTDAYTSNKGTHQLREAICATYERDYGIDLDPADVIATSGGSEALHLALEAHVDRGEEVIFPDPGFVSYDALTKIAGGTPKPVPLRADLTLDPATVEEAITDETAAFVVNSPANPTGAVQSEADMREFARIADEHDVLCLSDEVYEKIVFEGEHRSPMEFAETDNVVVVSACSKTYSMTGWRLGWVIGSNRRIERMLRVHQYAQACASAPAQYAAEAALTGPQEPVGEMVDAFENRRDIVLDGLEDAGLEVPTPEGAFYVMPKVPGGWCDEVLDRDVIVVPGDAFGDNGEGYARISYATGMEELKQALEIIDDATTAVRRQL
- a CDS encoding transposase, whose translation is MSSATLQDDPSVDSFFNVVETETLALFEHLSFEFLEEFDVFAPAETGRTRDHEPPELMRGFLHCYYKDIYGIRPVERELRNTVVWLSCGFDRPPSRDAVDRFLTDLEHVVDEVFDHLVEQAALRGLLDLTYSIDSTDVRAMPADQDASKCYDPTNDEYYHGYGCTIVSTGQKIPIAAEFTESKQATEETAMRVTRDALAVAKPIWMVGDSAYDTLDWHDHLLAAGVVPVAPYNARNTDDPKDIEYRVEDRIEQHSEDVQLKQSTLDETYNRRTGVERTNESVKDCGLGRTHARGRVHARSQVFLALCLRLVIAITNYERGDNPGSTVITV
- a CDS encoding cupin domain-containing protein, whose amino-acid sequence is MTHVSITDLCEELEATDGTHREVLETHSMTVDVGRYPSSTAASKNPHNEDELYYVLSGAGKLRVGDETYDVEGGDLVYVEPEMEHDFFAIEEAITVLIVFGSATDPTSYGIRRAAEHASDRGEE
- a CDS encoding nucleoside 2-deoxyribosyltransferase, which encodes MDIYFAGSIRGGRSDTALYADLIDVLENHGTVLTEHVGTDAVEKKEAVAGLTDVDIYEQDLAWLRQADVVVAEVTTPSLGVGYELGRAVAWEKPICCLYRPSSEHDLSAMIRGNDTVDLLEYETVAGVKADLEAFLHRH
- a CDS encoding TIGR04024 family LLM class F420-dependent oxidoreductase, which gives rise to MNAELDLLVRLTDYDRPQGVAKRAVEAEELGFDRITTGETTGWNVVPPLTLAADRTEELGLSNDVISPYGRSPAMLAQTAMTLQDAADGRFRLGLGPSSPAITERWHGQEFDRPLRRTRETIEVIRTVYENGTPSYDGEIFEIGGLDYERDVPETPPPIDLGTLGPKATEMAGRFGDGWAPQLFTKDGLEDRLEDLERGAELGGTDLSDLRIAPIVRGIASEDREVARRKARKTTAFMLGAYGPYYGNSVAEQGYPGVVEEIRAAWDDRDTNAMAAALPDELLDELSPAGTPAEVREWVAEYATIDSVDAVRVGFVDRMTEEEKRTTMEAIVDAA